One window of the Asticcacaulis sp. SL142 genome contains the following:
- a CDS encoding aminotransferase class V-fold PLP-dependent enzyme codes for MENLPMHRRTLLTALGAMLPVTVNAQTTANLSPPAGPKDETGWTKVAAAYPARLDCVINLEFGAFGQMPLAVQAAFARYSETVNLQGAYFTRREFAPYYMRLRQQIATALNADPLEIAITRNATEAMHALISGYNRLKPGDAVLMADHDYDSMQTAIDWLKTRRGVEITRIALPHPASHQGLIDAYEQALKAHPKVRLILLTQIGHRSGLRLPVREIIAMARARGVDALVDSAHAWGQMPVDVKTEGFEFAGFNLHKWIGAPLGVGALYIRRDRISDIDPFMGEAVSELDLVSARVHTGTANFAAQMAAIEALSLHARIGSAACEQRLSYLRDLWAEPARDLKTIDVLTPADPRLHVGITSFRLKHDPSPQAHAAAAKRLLDEHGLFTVLRTGLDGGACIRVTPGFSSTPADMARLLSALRTL; via the coding sequence ATGGAAAACCTGCCCATGCACCGCCGCACCCTGTTGACCGCGCTGGGGGCCATGCTGCCCGTAACCGTAAACGCTCAAACCACCGCGAACCTTAGCCCCCCAGCCGGGCCAAAGGATGAGACCGGCTGGACAAAGGTCGCCGCCGCCTATCCGGCCCGACTTGACTGTGTGATCAATCTCGAATTTGGCGCGTTTGGCCAAATGCCGCTGGCGGTTCAGGCGGCGTTTGCCCGCTATAGTGAAACCGTCAATCTGCAGGGGGCCTATTTCACCCGTCGGGAGTTTGCGCCCTACTACATGCGCCTGCGCCAGCAAATCGCCACCGCCCTTAATGCCGACCCGCTGGAGATCGCGATTACGCGCAACGCGACCGAAGCCATGCACGCCCTGATCAGCGGCTACAACCGCCTGAAACCTGGTGATGCGGTGCTGATGGCCGACCATGATTACGACAGCATGCAGACCGCTATCGACTGGTTGAAAACGCGCCGGGGCGTCGAAATTACGCGCATCGCCCTGCCCCATCCCGCCAGCCATCAGGGGCTGATCGATGCCTACGAACAGGCGCTAAAAGCCCACCCCAAGGTGCGTCTGATCCTTCTGACCCAGATCGGTCACCGTAGCGGGCTGAGGTTACCGGTGCGCGAGATCATCGCTATGGCGCGTGCCCGCGGCGTCGATGCTCTGGTCGACAGCGCCCATGCCTGGGGCCAGATGCCCGTCGATGTTAAGACCGAAGGCTTTGAGTTTGCAGGCTTTAACCTACATAAATGGATCGGCGCCCCGCTTGGTGTCGGTGCGCTGTATATCCGGCGCGACCGCATTTCTGACATTGATCCGTTCATGGGTGAAGCCGTCAGCGAGCTCGATCTTGTCTCCGCCCGCGTCCATACCGGAACCGCCAATTTCGCCGCCCAGATGGCCGCCATAGAGGCCCTGAGCCTGCACGCCCGCATCGGGTCTGCCGCGTGTGAGCAACGACTGTCGTACTTGCGTGACCTGTGGGCTGAACCGGCGCGAGACCTGAAAACGATTGATGTGCTGACGCCGGCCGATCCGCGCCTGCATGTTGGGATTACCTCGTTTCGCCTAAAGCATGATCCATCACCGCAAGCTCATGCGGCCGCTGCCAAACGGCTTTTAGATGAGCACGGCCTGTTCACCGTCCTGCGCACCGGCCTTGACGGCGGGGCCTGCATTCGGGTGACGCCGGGCTTCAGTTCAACCCCGGCCGATATGGCCAGGCTTTTGAGCGCTTTGCGCACCCTGTGA
- a CDS encoding IS1595 family transposase, with product MGIKRCKLSRKVPNRLLEFFVLEVTARSAADVLGLQVNTAALFYHKVRELIVEQAAAQEELLGGEVEVDESYCGGVRKGKRGRGALGKVPVSGLLKRGGKVYVVPIPDAKAATLMPIIRKKIQPDSIVYTDTFSSYSALDVSEFHHSRINHSKPFADKQNHINGIENFWNQAKRVLRKYNGIPRQNFFLFLKECEFRFNHGSPKDQLKTLRLWAIL from the coding sequence ATGGGAATAAAGCGCTGTAAATTAAGCCGAAAAGTGCCGAATAGGCTTCTGGAATTTTTCGTTCTGGAAGTGACCGCGCGTTCGGCTGCGGATGTGTTAGGCTTGCAGGTTAACACAGCAGCCTTATTTTACCACAAAGTCCGAGAACTGATTGTTGAGCAGGCTGCAGCACAGGAAGAATTGCTCGGCGGGGAAGTCGAGGTTGACGAGAGCTATTGCGGGGGCGTGCGCAAAGGCAAGAGAGGGCGCGGCGCGCTTGGCAAGGTGCCTGTCTCCGGCTTGCTGAAACGGGGCGGGAAGGTCTATGTCGTGCCCATACCAGACGCAAAGGCGGCGACCCTAATGCCGATTATTCGCAAGAAAATTCAACCCGATAGCATCGTCTATACAGATACATTCAGCAGTTACAGCGCACTTGATGTATCCGAGTTCCATCACAGCCGTATCAATCACTCCAAGCCGTTTGCCGACAAGCAGAACCACATCAATGGCATCGAGAATTTCTGGAACCAGGCCAAGCGTGTCTTGCGAAAATACAACGGCATTCCTCGTCAAAACTTCTTCTTGTTCCTCAAAGAATGCGAATTTAGATTCAACCACGGTTCGCCCAAAGACCAGCTCAAAACACTGAGACTTTGGGCGATACTCTAA
- a CDS encoding class I SAM-dependent methyltransferase: MWCYRLFLNREPESEATIDWQIAVNADLRELRGRLIDSSEFFAIIRNQEYGIPSFLLPPIVNGEMRIKEPTLESPSSQMATYSQMQERHYTEFLTTIGVSTFEIHRKYWEWAYIWRALEVTGMTQAGKRGLVFAVGAEPIPSMLAKRGVKVHASDSPQEIGEMWRVSQQFSDSLKQLWREDICSWEDMEQHVSFREVDMLNIPTDLRDFDFCWSSCSLEHIGGIEPGLQFIENTLETLKPGGIAVHTTEFNLSSNDKTIDGFPTCLFRRQDLEKLTDRLRQQGHKVWDWNFWPGAGQHDFHIDFPPFAPPHLKINLYQYVSTSIGLVVEKKA; the protein is encoded by the coding sequence GTGTGGTGCTATCGACTGTTTCTTAATCGGGAGCCAGAGTCTGAAGCAACAATCGATTGGCAGATTGCAGTTAACGCCGATCTTCGGGAGCTTCGCGGCAGACTTATCGATTCGTCAGAATTCTTCGCAATTATACGAAACCAGGAATATGGCATTCCAAGTTTCCTTTTGCCGCCGATTGTCAATGGCGAGATGCGCATCAAAGAGCCGACGCTTGAGAGCCCATCCTCTCAAATGGCCACCTACAGCCAGATGCAAGAGCGGCATTATACGGAGTTCCTTACCACGATTGGGGTAAGCACATTTGAGATACACCGCAAATATTGGGAGTGGGCTTATATCTGGCGCGCCTTAGAAGTTACAGGGATGACGCAAGCGGGCAAACGCGGATTAGTATTTGCAGTGGGCGCAGAACCGATTCCGTCTATGCTGGCTAAGCGAGGTGTTAAGGTCCATGCAAGCGACAGCCCGCAAGAAATCGGTGAAATGTGGCGCGTATCTCAGCAATTTTCTGACAGTTTAAAGCAACTTTGGCGAGAAGATATTTGTTCTTGGGAAGACATGGAGCAGCATGTCAGCTTCCGCGAAGTTGATATGCTGAATATTCCAACCGACCTGCGTGACTTCGATTTCTGCTGGTCTTCGTGTTCCCTAGAGCATATTGGTGGAATCGAACCCGGTCTGCAATTTATCGAAAACACGCTTGAAACCTTGAAGCCCGGCGGGATTGCTGTTCACACAACAGAGTTTAATCTGTCCTCTAATGACAAGACTATTGATGGGTTTCCGACATGCCTTTTCCGTCGCCAAGATTTGGAAAAGTTAACAGACCGGTTACGTCAGCAAGGTCACAAGGTCTGGGACTGGAATTTTTGGCCAGGTGCAGGTCAACATGATTTTCATATCGATTTTCCGCCATTTGCTCCACCGCACTTGAAGATTAACCTTTATCAATACGTCTCAACAAGCATAGGTCTTGTAGTTGAAAAGAAGGCATAA